A single window of uncultured Pseudodesulfovibrio sp. DNA harbors:
- the corA gene encoding magnesium/cobalt transporter CorA — MARFLKKFDKKSGMPPGSLIFIGRQKNETPRLRIIDYDMGIIRDEFIQTIDDATCAKTTATTSWINIDGLHEIEIIKRVGDNFNIPSMVLEDILNTGQRPKIEEYPNHIFISMKMLLLDEDETTVRAEQLSAVLAKNYLITFQEQPGDVFEPVRERIKRQGGRLRKLGPDYLLYTLIDCFLENYLKVIEKMGERIEEMEDEVFGNPEPDLLEEINLYRREMAYVRKAVRPTKEIISKINKLESDIISTEILPFLKDLSDITELSVDSAEIYKEMLASHITTYNMVMGNRLNEIMQFLTIFATIFIPLTFLAGIYGMNFDVIPELHYKYGYYVLLSLMVAVAITMLLYFKKRRWI, encoded by the coding sequence ATGGCACGCTTTCTTAAGAAATTTGACAAAAAGTCAGGTATGCCACCGGGATCACTCATCTTCATCGGACGACAAAAAAACGAAACACCTCGTCTACGCATCATTGATTACGACATGGGAATAATACGGGATGAATTCATTCAAACCATTGATGATGCTACCTGTGCAAAAACAACCGCAACGACAAGCTGGATCAATATAGATGGCCTACATGAAATAGAAATCATTAAACGTGTGGGCGATAATTTCAACATACCATCGATGGTACTTGAAGACATCCTGAATACAGGACAAAGACCAAAAATCGAAGAATACCCAAACCATATTTTCATTTCCATGAAAATGCTTCTCCTCGACGAAGACGAAACCACAGTGAGAGCCGAACAACTCAGTGCAGTCCTTGCAAAAAATTATTTAATCACCTTTCAGGAACAACCGGGTGATGTTTTCGAACCGGTTCGGGAAAGAATCAAAAGACAAGGAGGGAGACTCAGAAAACTCGGCCCGGATTATTTACTCTACACTCTCATCGACTGCTTTTTAGAAAATTACTTGAAAGTAATTGAAAAAATGGGTGAAAGAATCGAGGAAATGGAAGATGAAGTTTTTGGAAACCCTGAGCCAGATCTTTTAGAAGAAATAAACTTGTATAGGCGAGAGATGGCCTATGTGCGAAAGGCTGTACGCCCTACAAAGGAAATCATTTCCAAAATCAACAAACTTGAATCTGACATAATTAGTACAGAAATCTTACCATTCTTGAAAGATTTATCCGACATCACAGAACTGTCTGTCGACTCCGCAGAAATTTACAAAGAGATGCTCGCCTCCCATATCACCACATATAACATGGTCATGGGAAACAGATTAAATGAAATAATGCAGTTTCTAACAATCTTTGCAACTATCTTCATCCCCTTAACCTTTCTCGCGGGAATATATGGAATGAATTTCGACGTTATTCCGGAGTTGCATTATAAGTATGGCTATTATGTCCTCCTGTCCCTCATGGTGGCTGTAGCAATAACAATGTTACTATACTTCAAAAAAAGAAGATGGATATAG
- a CDS encoding mechanosensitive ion channel domain-containing protein, which translates to MSFLVWVARIGLAITILAGAIWGWSSIRKMKDSNVGLRDSFVCSLKKKGQLLIPFVCVTLIVVVLVPIAGIDGKISVAVNKILDILLILLAGWAGTMIVSLVSEMAQCRYDINVKDNLAARQVHTKVKVLQRIVVVLIWLLTIAGILMLFDQFRMLGSTLLASAGVVSIVLGFSAQKTFGAMVAGLQIALSHPINLDDVVIVEGEWGRIEEITFTYVVVKTWDLRRIVVPMTYFLETPFQNWTKKNADIIGSIFIHVDYTCPLGPLREELNRLCIKSKPLWDGKTCVLQVTDAGPETLTLRAIVSSPDASSAWDLRCQLREALVEFLRMHYPKSLPKHRVSVQSGLDVVTE; encoded by the coding sequence ATGAGTTTCTTAGTATGGGTTGCGAGGATCGGATTAGCAATTACCATTCTCGCAGGGGCAATTTGGGGATGGTCTTCAATTCGAAAAATGAAGGACTCCAATGTAGGTCTAAGGGACTCATTTGTTTGTTCCTTGAAGAAAAAAGGGCAGTTATTGATTCCTTTCGTCTGTGTTACGTTGATTGTTGTAGTGCTTGTGCCCATTGCTGGTATAGATGGAAAGATATCGGTAGCTGTCAATAAAATTTTAGATATTCTTCTGATATTATTGGCTGGTTGGGCGGGGACAATGATTGTTTCCCTGGTTTCCGAAATGGCCCAATGCCGATATGACATCAACGTGAAGGATAATTTAGCGGCTCGACAGGTCCATACAAAAGTCAAAGTTCTTCAAAGAATTGTTGTCGTTCTTATTTGGTTACTGACTATTGCTGGTATATTAATGCTTTTTGATCAATTCAGGATGCTTGGAAGCACACTGCTAGCCTCTGCCGGCGTTGTGAGTATTGTATTAGGCTTTTCCGCCCAGAAAACATTTGGAGCAATGGTCGCAGGGTTACAGATCGCCCTTTCACATCCAATAAATCTGGATGATGTGGTCATAGTGGAAGGCGAATGGGGTCGGATTGAGGAAATAACATTCACTTATGTGGTTGTAAAAACTTGGGATTTAAGAAGAATTGTTGTTCCAATGACATATTTTCTGGAGACACCGTTTCAGAACTGGACAAAAAAGAATGCCGACATAATAGGATCTATTTTTATCCATGTAGACTATACTTGTCCGTTGGGTCCTTTGCGTGAAGAATTGAACCGTCTTTGCATTAAGTCAAAGCCCCTTTGGGATGGCAAAACTTGTGTTCTACAGGTAACAGATGCCGGCCCTGAAACGCTTACACTGCGTGCGATTGTTAGTTCTCCTGACGCCTCCTCCGCATGGGATTTGCGCTGTCAACTCAGGGAAGCGCTTGTTGAATTCCTACGCATGCATTATCCTAAAAGTTTGCCGAAACATCGGGTGTCAGTGCAGTCTGGATTGGATGTTGTTACTGAGTAG
- a CDS encoding mechanosensitive ion channel domain-containing protein: protein MNHFIKNLFITTILFCLITFTLGGVALSVEQQNHEDLRHRIEKFSVMIAEEQAAIKRTAAQIDNAKLKLNNLFDNYQQLFISRNTSSGSPLERKHFETTLTYLSNKNSNLVEDLTNETDAVSIRVDLFQAYEQLTSDTKKATPSLFRQFDDVWKRAHHIQTESGKQLAQLESLLRKSNQLLGRIDKIQKGKKSLYELWKQYFLTGKTPIFSLEYWNEVFPSGSWLTLKASGLKDATAAIINNAARFLFLFMILVTMGITTKRFFKKYIHVKVDKESSAIRSQFYFVLATTGLSLFLVTRITFPTSMESLAALGAGVFLLSILKLSKHMNTDKHLSSYGYSRFASLFIVSTQLLTQGLPSRSITLVFLVVITILWSKDSILTWKKKKQPVTVTAMRGGALTPLFALAVLGYGRLACLFTIIWCLGIFVVALGTLWSQIIFQGTEKSTKIQKGLSKGLLVPLGWAGAFTLPYLWFVDFFGENTVSTILNSQIALGDYTIFLKSILTLFILFFLTKHSLSAFNVSIEFVGSRWQKAKRGAVPSIQTLATYAVWSLFTMLAMRIIGVSLTSITVIAGGLSVGIGFGMQNVVNNFISGLILLFGRSIQQGDIIEMNGLWCTVKKINIRTTVVETFENAVIMIPNSDLVSTQLTNWTKNNPSLRRDILVGVAYGSDTEKVSQTLARVADEHLNVLKSPSAQVLFSAFGSSSLDFILRVWIDDIDHTIRATSELRFAIDEAFRKEGIEIAFPQMDIHFKTAPALADHLAKKLGNN from the coding sequence ATGAATCATTTCATAAAGAATCTATTCATCACCACCATACTATTCTGTCTAATAACATTTACATTGGGAGGAGTTGCACTCAGTGTAGAGCAACAAAATCATGAGGATCTTCGCCACCGTATAGAAAAATTCTCTGTCATGATAGCAGAAGAACAAGCGGCAATTAAACGCACAGCAGCCCAGATCGACAATGCAAAACTCAAGCTGAACAATCTTTTCGACAATTACCAACAACTATTCATTTCCAGAAACACCTCAAGCGGATCCCCTTTGGAGCGCAAACACTTTGAAACAACCCTAACTTATCTTAGTAATAAGAATTCCAATCTGGTTGAGGATCTTACAAATGAGACTGACGCTGTATCAATAAGGGTAGACCTCTTCCAGGCATATGAACAACTGACATCAGACACCAAAAAGGCAACACCATCGTTGTTCAGACAGTTTGACGATGTATGGAAAAGAGCACATCACATTCAGACTGAGTCAGGTAAGCAGTTAGCCCAATTAGAATCCCTACTCCGCAAATCAAATCAATTACTTGGGCGGATTGACAAAATTCAAAAAGGTAAAAAATCCCTCTATGAACTGTGGAAACAGTATTTCCTAACCGGAAAAACGCCTATTTTCAGTTTAGAGTATTGGAATGAAGTTTTCCCCAGCGGGAGTTGGCTAACGCTTAAGGCCTCAGGACTCAAAGATGCGACAGCAGCCATCATAAACAATGCCGCCAGATTCCTTTTTTTATTCATGATCCTTGTGACCATGGGCATAACGACAAAAAGATTCTTTAAAAAATATATACACGTAAAGGTAGACAAAGAGAGCTCTGCCATACGCTCTCAATTCTATTTCGTACTGGCAACAACCGGCCTATCCCTGTTTCTGGTAACTCGCATTACCTTTCCAACCAGTATGGAGTCCTTGGCAGCACTGGGGGCTGGTGTTTTCCTGCTCAGTATCCTCAAGCTCTCTAAACATATGAATACTGATAAACACTTGAGTTCATATGGCTATTCACGATTCGCGTCGCTTTTTATTGTCAGCACCCAACTCCTAACCCAAGGTTTGCCAAGTCGCAGTATAACACTTGTATTTCTGGTCGTAATTACCATTCTATGGAGCAAAGACTCCATACTTACTTGGAAAAAAAAGAAGCAGCCCGTTACAGTAACTGCTATGCGTGGCGGAGCCTTAACCCCCCTCTTTGCGCTAGCCGTTTTGGGTTACGGAAGACTTGCATGTCTGTTCACTATTATATGGTGTCTGGGCATTTTTGTGGTGGCGTTAGGAACACTTTGGTCACAAATTATTTTTCAAGGGACAGAAAAAAGCACAAAAATTCAAAAGGGCCTCTCCAAAGGGCTATTAGTCCCATTAGGGTGGGCTGGGGCCTTCACACTACCTTACTTATGGTTTGTAGATTTCTTCGGAGAGAATACTGTCAGCACCATATTGAATTCTCAAATTGCCCTTGGCGATTATACAATTTTCCTTAAAAGTATTCTTACACTCTTCATACTGTTCTTTCTTACCAAACATAGTCTCTCCGCTTTCAATGTCTCCATCGAATTTGTCGGTAGCCGTTGGCAAAAAGCTAAAAGAGGAGCCGTCCCTTCGATTCAAACATTGGCAACCTATGCCGTCTGGTCTCTATTTACGATGTTGGCAATGCGTATCATTGGCGTCAGTTTAACCAGTATCACGGTAATTGCAGGTGGACTCAGCGTCGGAATCGGCTTCGGAATGCAAAATGTCGTCAACAATTTCATTAGTGGGCTTATTCTTCTTTTTGGTAGATCAATCCAGCAAGGAGATATCATTGAGATGAATGGTCTCTGGTGTACCGTGAAAAAAATCAACATTCGTACGACTGTGGTCGAAACTTTTGAAAATGCAGTCATCATGATCCCAAACTCAGACCTTGTTTCAACCCAGTTAACAAACTGGACAAAAAACAACCCGTCTTTGAGACGTGATATTCTCGTAGGTGTTGCTTACGGCTCCGACACGGAAAAAGTGAGTCAGACACTCGCTCGGGTCGCAGATGAACACCTCAACGTCCTAAAATCACCTAGCGCCCAAGTACTCTTTAGTGCCTTTGGTTCAAGCAGCCTGGATTTTATCTTGAGAGTCTGGATTGATGACATAGACCATACGATTCGTGCGACATCCGAACTTCGCTTTGCCATCGATGAAGCTTTCCGCAAAGAGGGAATCGAAATAGCATTCCCTCAAATGGATATCCATTTTAAAACGGCACCAGCACTTGCAGACCATTTGGCAAAAAAACTAGGAAATAACTGA